The genomic segment TGGGTCATAGGACGAGGTGGCTTTGTGCCGTCTAGGACTGTCGTAATGGAATGGGTCTCTAGTGGTCCGATGAAGATGGGAACCACCCGGTTGTCGTCTGATTCTTTTGGTTTGAGAAAGACTGCAAATCCAACATTGGTGAGGCTAATGTCTGAGATTTTTACTTCGAAAAATTCCATGGTGGTCCTCACGAACAAAATAATTTGGGCCCAGAAGGTCTCGAACCTTCGACCCGCAGATTATGAGTCTGCTGCTCTAACCAACTGAGCTATAGGCCCTACCCTTTCCAATCTCCAGAAGAAAAAGAGAGAGACAAGCAGAAAACCATGCTTTGTTCCACATCAAGGAAGAAAGCTTCCAGTTTCAAAGTAGGATTGGAGATCAGCCCTATCCTTTCTGATAAAGATCCAAAACCAATAGAATTTGCTTCCAATGGGTCCTAGGCAAAGCTCAGCACGCAATAGATTCTGGTTTCGCACTTGTTCACCACTGTAACAAAGAAAGGAACTCTCTTTGAAAGTACGCTCCACTCGTTTCACCTGTTTTCCTTGCCAAAACACTTCTTTCTCCCATTCTCCCAAAGAATCAGGAATTTGGGACAGGGGGAGTTCACGGATGCTCATAAAAAAAGGCTCCCGTCTTGCGGGGAAGATCTGAAGAATTTTCTCTCGAGAGAGATTTTGTTCTTTAACCACGACATCCTCAGGAAATACAAGAGAGAGGCCTTGCCAAACAAAGACTTGGTCTTTTAGCACCAGATCAGAACTCCAGACTGAGGTCGAAAAGAACAAATGCAAAGCCCAGAAGATAGACTTCCTCATGACCTTATCCAACATGACAGCAATTCCATTAAGAGCAAATAAAGGCAAACTAGGCATTTACGTCCACTTTCCTTTTTGTTACCAAAAATGTGATTATTGTGATTTTTATTCGGAAGGAATAGGAAAAGAAAATTCTCCTCTCGAAAAACAACTGTTTAACGCCTATAAGCTTGAATTTTTAGAAAGAAAAAAATTAGGAAAAGAGTGCACATCATTTGAAGTAGACAGTATTTTTTTCGGAGGTGGAACTCCTAGCAAAGCGGAACCATCTCTTTGGAGGGACCTTTTACAGTTCTTACAAAATGAACTCAATATTTCTAAAGGCGTGGAGATTACATTAGAAGCAAATCCAGAAGACCTGAGCTTAGAGGCCATGGGAGAATGGCAGGCTGCTGGGATCAATCGATTGAACATTGGAGTCCAAACGAGAGCAAAAGCTGGGCTTACCTATTTAGGTCGGTATGTAGATGAAAAAAAGTATCAAGCATTGGATTCTCTCTGTAAGAATTCACCTATCCCAAGATTGGGAGTTGATCTCATGTATGGCATACCAGGCCAATCCTTCCAAGATTTTTTAGAGGATTTGGATTCCTTCCTTTCCTTGCCACTGGCACATTTTAGTATGTATTCGCTGACTGTCGAGAAAGGAACAGCTTACTCTCGTCAGGTGAATGAAAAAAGGAAAGAATCTCCAAATGAAGAATTGCAATACCAAGTTCTAGAATACCTTCCAGAGAGAATGAAAACAGAAGGATTTGAGTGGTATGAAGTATCCAATTATGCAAGGAATGGCGCCTTTTCGCGACACAATTTGCGGTATTGGATGTATGAGCCGTATTTAGGCCTCGGCCCCGGTGCCCACGGTTTTATAGATCAAAATCGTTATGGTAACCCCAGAAATACAGGAAAGTATCTCAAGGACCCAATGTCTGCGAAGTCTGAACCGGCAAGTCCCGCGATAGAATTAGCTCTGACACTTTTTCGTATATTCCTTCCCATGGACCTATTGAGTTTCACCAGTATGCATCTCAATGAGAGAGAGCAAGAATCCTATCTTCGGACCATCTTGGACTGGCAGTCTAAGGGCCTATGTCTTTGGAATGGGAGGATTTTCCATTGGAAGGAGTCCGCCATATTCAAGTTAGATGATTTAATTCTCCAGCTTTGCACTACCTTAGAGAATTGACTTACATTTGCTTTTTTCTTAGGAAAAAGATTTGCTCGCCTGACCCATCCGAAAAATACTGTCTGTATCCAGGGCCTGTAGCTCAGTTGGTTAGAGCACACGCTTGATAAGCGTGGGGTCATAAGTTCAAGTCTTATCAGGCCCATTCAGGGATACCGTTTATAACGGGGCGTTAGCTCAGCTGGGAGAGCATCTGATTTGCATTCAGAAGGTCATCGGTTCGATCCCGATACGCTCCAATTCAATCCACCTCTCCAAATGATCTGTAAACGTTTGCTTCCACATCCCATAGATGGCAATGCAATATTTGGTGCAGGTAAAAACGCAAACTCACCCTCCCTTCTTTCAAATCCTTAGAATACTCCGACTGTTTCAAAGCATCCCAAGCCGCAGGTAAGTGATAAGAAGGGATGGCTGTGGAAAGATGGTGCGGTGTATGGATATCAATATGAAAGTGCAAAAAGGAAAGCCACTTGGGATGGACCACATTGTATGTAGAAACGATCTGGCCTAGATAGGGATTCCAGGCTTCTGGTTCATAGATATCGATATCAGTAGTGGTATGGTGCAGATAGGTATAATAACTCATCCAAAATTGGAATCCTAGAGCCGGGATCAGGACGATATGCACTAGGATGCGAATGTCGCCGGTTAAGAAAAACAAAAAGGCCGAGTACAAAAATAGCCCGATGCCCAAGAACACATATGAGAAGTAAACAGATGTTCGATGCTCCTTCGTGAATTTTGAGGGGAAGGCATGGAAAACTATATTATGCAAGAATGATCCTAATGGTGGAAAGTAGCGAGTCGCTTTGTAAAGAAAAGCTCGGACAGGAGATGATTTTTTCAGCAAACGATATTCCTCTACCGTAAAGGGCAGCCAAGCATTGTCGAAATAGACATTTGTTCCGTTGGGTTTTCGTTCATTTGTGTGGGCATGGTGGGAATTATGGCTAAATTTCCAGGCGTAGAAGGGATAAAGAGAAAATAGAAAGCAAAATTGCCCAATCCAGTGGTTGAGTGTTTGTTGCCGGAGAAAAGAGCCATGGGCACAATCATGTCCAATGACGAAGAGGGAAGTGATCGTAAAACTCAAACAAACCCATACCAGAGGATACAGATAGGGAATGCCAAAAGAAAAGCTAACGAGACCAAAGAGTACGGCGGCAGCATGCAAGAAGACAGCCAGTGCTAGCCGAGAAAAGGCCTTCCCCGGATTGGGTAAAAAGAGGTCCTTAGGGATGATACTTCGGATGCCGGAAAGTGTCCTTGGTTTCAGGTTCTCTCCCCGTTTCAGTTTTGGCCGTGCCAGAGTGGCAGTAGATGTAGGCATTTAAGATCCTTAATTGGCTTTCATAACGAACAGCGCTAATTATTGTCCTTAGCAGACTAATTTGGAGCGGATTCCTGTCAAGAGCCTCTTGGGAGAGGCACGATCTCTTCCCCTACTAGAACCTCGCCTTACAAAAAATTTCTTGCATTGATGGGAAAAAAATGGGAAACCAGACCCTACCATGTCAGTCCAAGAAATCTTAAAAGACAAAGCCAGTTCCATTCTCTCCATCGATGAAAGTCACACGGTGCTGCAAGCCGCAAAGATGATGGCGGAGGCAAAAATCGGTTCTGTGATTGTGACCTTTGAGGGAAAATTGGCTGGTATCTTCACGGAGCGAGACTTGATGAGGATTGTGGCCCAGCAATATGAAGCCATTCCAAGTTTAAAGCTAAAGGAAGTCATGACGACTCAGCTGACAGTCGCCGGTCCCAATGATGAAATCGACGACATCCTCAATACAATGATCTCGAAGAGATTCCGACACATGCCGGTTCTCGATGGCGAAAAAATTGTCGGTTTGATTTCCATCGGCGACATTGTGAAGACAAAATTGACGAGAACCCAAAAAGAGATGCATATTCTCCGCGAGTACATGTACGGACCGCATTAAATATTTATTTCCACTCAGTCAATTTCTTTCTACGAAAAACCGATGTACCACATATGGATGAACGCATCATCCATAAATGAAGGGTGCTAAAATTCAGCCTTCCATTTAGCCTACTTTGCCTGCGGTCTTGAACAGTCGAGATCGCAGGCGATTTTAGGGCCTACCATTCTTCCGGTTCTATATATAGGTTGGTGAATTCTTCCACCTTGCGCCGATAAACTTCTTCTAAAATATATTTCAAATTGATGGTGTCTTCTTGGTTGTAGGCAACCAACAGTTGTAAACTGGATAGATTGTCATTTTCTTGGTAGTCCTTCCAAAGGATGGGTGCTACTTTTCCGTCAATCTTTGCAATTTCCTCTGCGCGTACGAGTCCCAAAATCTCTTCCGATTTCTTAAGGCCTCCTTTTATACCCATATCGTGTAAGACATTCATCAAATCTAAGTGAACATTTGGTATTTTCTGGTGGAACTCTTTCTCAAGGAAAGGGACATCAAATCTCTTTCCATTGTAAGAAACAAGAATTGTATCTGATTGGATGCCATCAAGGAGGTATTCCAAATTTTTGCCCCTTTGGTAGGTTTTCATTTCACCAGCTTGGTACAAAGAAACAACTGTTACATGAGAGTTAAATTCTATACCAGTGGTCTCAATATCTAAAAAACAAAACTTTTCTGGAGATATTTCCCAAACCTTCCAAAGATCTCTATAGGGAAGATTTTGGGAAAAAAATTGCGCGTCCTTTTTTTGGTATGCTTTTTTCCAAATAGGGATCGCTTGTTTGATCTCCTGTAAATCTGGGAAAGCCCACTTCCACCAAGCATGATCTTGGTTAGGTGTAAAATGCAAAAAATCATCCCAATCAGCGATTCCATATTCCCAAATCTTTTTTTCCAATTCGGGACCAATGCCAGGGAATAAGGCAAAAGAAGTTTTTAAGAGAGATAGATTGAACTTTGGATCCACTGATCGACTCCTTTTTGGAATAAGCTTTGCCTCTCTCCAAAGCCCAATCGGATAAAACCTTCTCTTTCAAAATTCTTTCCAGGCAATACAAAAACTCCCGTTCGTTTCCAGAGTAAATCCGCATACTCTTCAGAAAGAATGCCGGGTTTGAGTCTAAGCCAAGTTACTAAACCACCTTGCAGATCCGAATACGAGTCAATCCCTGGTAGCTCCCTCCAATGTTTTTCCAAATAGGTTACATTTCCAAAGACCTCACTACGAATCTTTGGCAAAAATGCATCTCTTCGTTCTAAAAGCCCAAGAGCTATCCTTTCGGCGATGGGGGAAACGGTATGGGTGAGGTAGTCTTTGAAGGAACGAGCGCGTTTTACAAAGGACTCATCAGCAACAAGCCAGCCAATCCTTAGGCCAGTCACTCCAAAACACTTGGTAAAAGATCCGGTTCCAAAAAACCGATCGTTTATGGAAACTCCGGTCCAACCATCTGGGTCATACCGATCGAGAAAACGATAGTGCTCATCAAATAACACAGGTTTATTTTTCGTTTTCAATTGTTGGACTAACTTTGGACGATCTGCCTTCGCAAATTCGAACCCTGTCGGGTTGTGCGGGTGGTTGATCACATACAGGTCAGCCTGAATGGTTTCCCAGTCTTCTGACTGGATCCCTTCAGGTGAAGTTGAGATCGGTAAAAGCCTTGCTCCCAACATCTTTGGAATTTCGTAGAGTGCTTGGAAGGCAGGGTGGTAGTAGGCAACAGCATCCCCTTTCTGGATGAGGAGATGGAAAGCCAAATAGAGAGCTTCACTCGTCCCCGTAGTCACCAGGACATTCTCGGGAGCGGTGCCAGGGTAGAGTTTTGCGATTTCCTTTCTGAGTTCCCAAGACCCTTGGTTGGGGGAATCATACATTGGAATCTGCATCCATTCTTCTTGGGAAATCCCAGCCATGGAAAGAACCTCGCCCAAAGAAAAGGCATGGTAACCACTTTCACCTAAATTGGCAGTGGATCGATTTCGGTATGTCTCCAATCGGTCTTCTATGAAAAATTCTCTCGGTTCCAATTTTTAATTTCCAGATACAAACATTCTACAAGATAGTAAGGAAGCTATGTTGAAACCAGAAGATTACATTCTCGCTTGGACGAAATCTCCTTTTTCCAAAGAAATCCAGGAAGAAGCAAAAACTGCCCTCGAAGCGTTTCGGAAGGGTGAGACAGGTCGATTGACGGATGCATATTCCCTTCCTCTAGAATTTGGAACTGGCGGGATCAGGGGAAAGCTCGGGAATGGGATTGGGCTTTTAAATGAATACACAGTTGGTCGAGCCGCCTTGGGTTTTGTTCGCCACCTTATCAAAAAAAACAAAAAAGCAAAACTTGTCATCGCCTATGACTCAAGAAGGCGTTCCCAAGAATTTGCAGAGATAACAGCTGGTATCGCCGCAAAACACGGTTTACTCGTAAAAATCTTTCCCAAAGTGACACCAACCCCGCTCCTTTCGTATGCGGTACGATACTTTAAGGCAGATGGTGGTGTCGTCATCACAGCATCTCATAACCCTCCAGAATACAATGGTTTTAAGGCATATTTAAGCGATGGAGGTCAGCTTGTACCTCCCGACGACAAACAAATCATTTCCAATATTGAAAGCATTTTAGATTGGAATGAAATACCTTTCCTAAAAAAAGCAGATCCGATCTATAAAAAACAAGTTAGCTTTGTAGGGAAAGAGTGTTTTGAATCCTATTTAAAAGACTTAAAAAAAGCGAAACTTAACTCCAAAGCAAAACCATCAGACAGAAAAAATCTGAAAATTGTCTACTCCCCCTTACACGGAACAGGTGGAGAATCAATGAAAGCAATGCTAAACAAGTTTGGATACAATTCTGTATTTTTGGTTCCTGAACAATCAAAACCTAATGGTGAATTCCCCACTGTTAAGTATCCCAATCCAGAGGAGAAAGAGGCACTTGTTCTTTCAGAAAGTTTTGCAAAGAAAAAAAAGGCATCCATATTCATAGCAACGGATCCAGATGCAGATCGTTTGGGTGTAGGAATTCGAAAATCCGATGGTGAGTATGAATATTTAAATGGTAACCAGATCGGCTCCATAATGGCTGCTTACCTTTGTGAAAAAGTCTCGAACCTGAAGTCCAAAAATAGACACTTCCTTGTGAAAACTATAGTTACTACAGATTTGCAAGAGTCCATAGCCAAAAAGAACAAAGTGTACATTAAAAATGTACTTACTGGTTTTAAATACATTGCTGAAGAGATGAAAGCCATTGACAAAAAGAAAACGGACAAATTTCTATTTGGTGGCGAGGAGTCTTATGGCTATCTTCCTGTTCCGTTTGTAAGAGATAAGGACTCTCTTTCCAGTGCCCTTCTCTTCTTAGAAATCCTTGCAGAAAAAAACGACTTACTTAACTATCTGAATGAGATTTACCTGAAGTACGGCTTGTATAGAGAAAGCTTATATTCTCTTACCCTGGAAGGTAGTTCAGGTCAGGCAAAGATAAAAGCATCCATTGAATCCCTACGAAAAAAGGATCTCCTCGGTTTATCCATTGGCAAACGTAAAGTAGAGTCTGTTTTAGATTTTGGAGAACAAATAGCCAAGGGCAAAGGAAAATCCTCTGCCTTTCAAAAAATGCCAAAGTCAAACGTCATTCAATTGGAGCTAAGTGGAAATGCAAAATTAACCATTCGACCTTCAGGAACCGAGCCAAAGGTAAAGATATACTCCTCTTTTCGGTCAATGGTTCATCCCAAAACACAAACAGAGATTCCAAGCCTTTGGGAAACTCTAGCTCTCGAAATAAAAGAGGCAGAATCTGAATTTCTTCAACTAGCAGGCCTAAAATGAATGAAGATGTAAAATCAAAATTGGATGAAACCAAACAACTCACAGACAAGTATCTATTGGGCAATTACAATCGATATCCTGTAAGCTTTTCTTATGGTGTTGGTGAATTATTATTCGATTCGGATAATAAGGCTTATATCGATTTTCAATCGGGAATTGCCGTCACAAATTTAGGTCATGGAGAAGCGGATATCATTGAAGCAATCCGCCTGCAAGCAGACAAGATCATGCATAGTAGCAATCTTTACTATTCGCATGAACAAGCAAAGTTAGCTGAAGTGATCATTGAAAATAGTGCTCCTGGGAAAGTATTTATTTGTAACTCTGGAACGGAGGCAAATGAAGCTGCCTTTAAATTGATGAGAAGACATGGACTTTCTAAAAATTTAGAACATCCTGTCATCTTTGCCTTAGAAGGTAGTTTCCATGGACGTTCTACTGGGTCTATGAGTATGACTGGCAACAGCTCCATTCGCGATGGATTCGGTGATCTAGTTCCGGACGTTTACTTTATTAAGCCAAACGACGAAGATTCACTGGTTACAATGTTTGAAAAGTATGGGGAGAGAGTTTCTGGTCTCATCATGGAGCTCATTATCGGTGAAGGTGGTATCATCCCCCTGAGCCAATCCTTTGTCAATTTAGCAAGAAAGCTGACCGAAGAAACAAACTCACTTTTAGTTTTTGATGAAATCCAAACAGGTATGGGGCGTACTGGTAAATTATTTTGCTTTGAACACTATGGATTTCCTCCGGATGCGTTCACATTGGCAAAGGGTTTAGGATCTGGTTTTCCGATAGGTGCACTTGTCATAGCTGATGAATACGCAGATCTTTTGGGAAAGGGTATGCATGGATCCACCTTTGGTGGTAACCACCTAGCTTGTGCCGTTGCTTATGAAACCTTTCGTCTCATACTGTCTCGAAATATTTTAGAATCGGTAGAGACCTTAAGTACGCTCTTTTTCCAACGATTGGGTGCTATGAAACAGCTTTATCCCATTGTAAAAGATGTGAGAGGAAGAGGTTTGCATATTGGTTTAGAACTTACTTTGCCATCTAGACCTATTGTGGAAGAGTGTTTACGAAAAGGACTAGTAGTGAATAGTACAGCCAACACAGTCATTCGTATCATGCCACCGTTAAATATCTCTCTAGAAAGAGCCACAGAGGGATTGGATATTTTAGAATCTGTAATAAAAGGAAACACATGAATCGTATCGCAGTATTAGCAGGAGACGGAATCGGCCCAGAAGTGATGGATGTTGCCATCCCCGTCGTACAGAAAGCATTGGGTTCCAAGGCGGCAAATTTTTCATTTGAACAAGCTTTAGTCGGTGGAGCTGCCATTGATGCAACCGGCTCTCCCCTTCCAAAAGAAACTTTGAAGTTATGCGAAGAATCAAAGGCCATTTTCTTTGGATCAGTAGGTGGCCCTAAATGGGAGAGTTTACCTCCTGAGACACAGCCGGAAAGAGGTGCACTCTTACCTCTGCGCAAACATTTTGATTTGTTCGCAAACTTACGACCGGCCATTATTTATTCTGAATTGAAGAATGCATCCCCCATCCGAGCAGATATCATCGGAGATGGATTGGATGTGCTAATCCTCAGAGAACTCACTTCAGGCATCTATTTTGGAAAACCCAAGGGAAGAGAAGGTTCTGGCCAAGAAGAATTTGCATATGATACGATGAAGTATTCACGCCGTGAAATAGAACGCATTGCACGCAAAGCCTTTGAAGCTGCAAGACATAGAAATAAAAAAGTAACAAGCATTGATAAAGCAAATGTATTAACGACTTCTGTACTCTGGAGAGAGGTAGTCGTACAATTGCATAAAGCAGAGTTCAGCGATTGTAAACTTGAACATCTTTACGTAGACAACGCAGCCATGCAGTTGATTGTGAATCCAAAACAATTTGATGTAATGCTTTGTGAAAATATGTTTGGAGATATACTCTCTGATGAAGCATCAATCATAACAGGTTCTATTGGGATGCTGCCTTCAGCCTCTATCAACGAATCTGGTTTTGGATTGTATGAGCCTTCTGGTGGTTCCGCTCCTGATATAGCAGGAAAAGGAGTCGCAAATCCTATTGCTCAGATTTTATCGGGAGCTCTATTGTTGCGATATTCTTTTGGTCTTGAAGAGGAAGCCAAAAAAATCGAGAACGCGATCCGCATGGTGCTCAAAAAAGGCCTTCGCACTAGGGACATTGCTGAATCTGGTAGCACAGTCCTTGGCACCAAAGAAATCGGTGCGGAAATCATGGGCGCAATTTAATTTAGGAGAGAGAACATGCAAGCAGGAATGTCTCCAACAGGAAGACCGTATAACATCATCATAGCTGAAAATTCAAAATTTCAAGCAAAACAGTTACAGCAAATACTCGAATCAGAAGGATTTAAGATTTTAGGAGTCGCTGAGACAGGAAAGGAACTCATTAAATTGTACAAAGAGTTCAAACAACAGGTGGATTTGATCACCATGGAAATATTTCTACCTGAAGTAGATGGTTATGCTGCTTTTTGGGAAATTAAAGAAATGGGTATCCTGCCACGTATCATGTTCATCTCTGAAGAAAATACACCTACGGTGGTCAAGTCACTAGTAGAAAACGGAGCGATGGACTATATGATCAAACCAATCAAAAGGGAAAAAGTCTTGGAAAAAATCAAAGAAGTGATTATCAAGATCCCCAAAATATAAGATTCATATTTCTTCCCTCTTCTTTGGCTCTGTGGCTAAAATAACGAGCCGAACGAAACACTTCCTCATCATGTCGGAGTATTTTAATTTGCGGGAAGTCTTTCTCCAAGCTCACTGCTATGGCAGTAGCCACGCTCAACAGATACCCTCCACTGCTAGCTTCAATGACCTCTTCACCATAATGTGAAAAGTATTGGTATACGTCTTCTTGAACTATATAGTTTTGCTTTCCTATCGAAGGCCCTAAACATATGACCAAATCTTCTTCTTTATAACCTTTCGAAAGGATTTCGCCTATCAATTGATTGGTGATCTTTAGTTTTGTACCTTTCCAACCGGAATGTATCATTGCAACTAAGGGTTCTTTTTCATTCCAAAGAAATACAGGCACACAGTCAGCAGTTCTGACAACGAGAAGTTCATCTCTACGGCTCGTCCAAAGGGCATCCCCTTCATAGATTCCTTCACTGCTTTTTAACCACTTTGAGTCTATCTCGTAAAATTGATTTCCATGAGTCTGTTTCAAAGTATGGATCTTGTTACTATCTACATTCATACTCGAAGAAACAATTTGTTTTGTGGCATTGAACCAATCCTCGTCACTTTTGGGGATTTTTTGATCCAGACTTTGTAAGTTCCATTCTTCTTTGCCTAAACTGACACAATGTACGGTTCCATACTCTACTTTGGATACTATTTTCATGTTCTTGCCACCAATTTAAAATTGATGTTCTCTCCCAGGCAATAGACTTTCTCTCTGCATACGATCATAGAGACTCGCACAATTCCAAAGTGTTCTTTGGCATAATGAATCAAATAGCTTGGGATCATAGAGATTAACATAAAAACGAAGGATATTCTCCCGAAATTTATATTCAATTTTTGGCAAATTTGCTTCTGGATATCGGTTGTCCATAACCAAGTGAATTTTTTTCTCTCGAATCGTTTGCAAATCCCCTAAGTTTTGGTGGCCAACACGTCCTTCTCTCTTTTTAGAACGACTAGCCAGCGCTTTGTCTGTCAAACCGGTTTCCGCTTCCCAAGCATAGCTGGGTTCAAAATAGTAAACGAAATGCGCCTGGGCTCCAAAAAATGCAACCCTCATCCCAGTCATAGATTGTGAATCATAGCCATCGTCAGATAAAAGACCTTTACCATAAAACATCCGTTCCTCTCCGATCTCATGCCAAAATGGTTTTGTCTCAACTATTGGATTTGAATAAATCGCTGAAGAAACCAGAAAAAGAAATAACAAATAGGCTCGCATCGAATAGAGAAAGTTTGCAAAGCCTGTTTGATAAGCATGGCCTTGCATGTAAACGGAGATGAACCTTAAATACTCCGTATAACTGATCCAAGACAAAATTGGAAATATTGGCATCCAAAATCTCAAAGCCATAAAATCTCCACCAATATATAAAACATACAGAATGTACAAAACTAGACTCACTGCGAAAAAGAATTGTCTGGAAAATTGGCAAATCCAAAACACTAAGCGAATTAAAGAAAATCCAAAAACCAAAGTGTATAATGGATAGGCTCGAAATAGGTAGAGTAAATACCAAACTCCTTGGCTTAGATAAGATTCAGAATGTACTTTTGCATAATATGTATTTGGAAGAAGGGACTGGAAATATAAAATCCGAAAGCTAAACAAAAAAATAATGGGAATCAAATAATATAAATCTTTAAATTTCTTTTGGAACAAACGATAACCCATGAATACAGAAAGAAAAAGGATACCATCTGGGCGTAAAAAAGAGGCAATTACGAAAGCAATGTGGGTTCCATGTGAAAATTTAGGCGAGATCAATTCACTTTCACTGCTAGTTTGTTTCCAAAAACCATACAAGCCAATGCTCACCGCGAGTGTATATGCCATTGTTTCCAGCCCCGAACTTGCAAAGATCCAACCATGATAGAAAAAGCAAAGATGCAAAACAAAAATTGGTAAAGGAAACTCTCGTAACAAACGGCTTTCTTGCCTTAAAAAGAATAGCATAAGTGCTAAATAGGATAAGATACCAAGAGAGACAGAGCTGATTGGTAAAGAAAGACCAACAAAAGAAAATGCGGAAAGAACTAAAGTCCACAGCAGATTTGAAAAGCCCTCTACTCTTTCACCGTAATTAAAAACAAGGCCATTCCCAGAAGAGAGATTTTTGGCATACACAAAACTGATAAAGGCATCATCGCAGACCCAAGCAAGTTTTACTGCCTCATAGAGTCCGATCGATATACCTATACATCCAAATATAGGAAAAATCCATTTTTGAAAGATCATTTGTCTAACTCAAAAGAACGAATGAATTCATTGATAAGGTTTATGTGATCCATTTCTGGAGTTGGATTTTCTTCAGAGGGTTCGTACAAAAAATCATCAAACAAATGAAAATCAAAGATCTTCAATTCAAAATCAGGAAGCGTAATAATAATGTTCTCCGAATGAACATCAAAAATAAGACCTTCTTCATTGGCTAAAAACTTTGTAGCTTCGATGACTCGATTGAAATCGACAGCTATCTTACGTAGTTGGGATTTCGAAACCAAGCCAAATCGATGCGAATTAAAATTTAATTTCCAACGAGGAAAAAACTTATCCAAGATTACACCCTGGTTGATTTTTTCATTTTTTACCGTGAACTCCTTCAAGTGTTTTCCAGCCAATAAAGGT from the Leptospira ryugenii genome contains:
- the hemW gene encoding radical SAM family heme chaperone HemW, which encodes MTLSNMTAIPLRANKGKLGIYVHFPFCYQKCDYCDFYSEGIGKENSPLEKQLFNAYKLEFLERKKLGKECTSFEVDSIFFGGGTPSKAEPSLWRDLLQFLQNELNISKGVEITLEANPEDLSLEAMGEWQAAGINRLNIGVQTRAKAGLTYLGRYVDEKKYQALDSLCKNSPIPRLGVDLMYGIPGQSFQDFLEDLDSFLSLPLAHFSMYSLTVEKGTAYSRQVNEKRKESPNEELQYQVLEYLPERMKTEGFEWYEVSNYARNGAFSRHNLRYWMYEPYLGLGPGAHGFIDQNRYGNPRNTGKYLKDPMSAKSEPASPAIELALTLFRIFLPMDLLSFTSMHLNEREQESYLRTILDWQSKGLCLWNGRIFHWKESAIFKLDDLILQLCTTLEN
- a CDS encoding fatty acid desaturase, which codes for MPTSTATLARPKLKRGENLKPRTLSGIRSIIPKDLFLPNPGKAFSRLALAVFLHAAAVLFGLVSFSFGIPYLYPLVWVCLSFTITSLFVIGHDCAHGSFLRQQTLNHWIGQFCFLFSLYPFYAWKFSHNSHHAHTNERKPNGTNVYFDNAWLPFTVEEYRLLKKSSPVRAFLYKATRYFPPLGSFLHNIVFHAFPSKFTKEHRTSVYFSYVFLGIGLFLYSAFLFFLTGDIRILVHIVLIPALGFQFWMSYYTYLHHTTTDIDIYEPEAWNPYLGQIVSTYNVVHPKWLSFLHFHIDIHTPHHLSTAIPSYHLPAAWDALKQSEYSKDLKEGRVSLRFYLHQILHCHLWDVEANVYRSFGEVD
- a CDS encoding CBS domain-containing protein; this encodes MSVQEILKDKASSILSIDESHTVLQAAKMMAEAKIGSVIVTFEGKLAGIFTERDLMRIVAQQYEAIPSLKLKEVMTTQLTVAGPNDEIDDILNTMISKRFRHMPVLDGEKIVGLISIGDIVKTKLTRTQKEMHILREYMYGPH
- a CDS encoding ribonuclease H-like domain-containing protein; its protein translation is MDPKFNLSLLKTSFALFPGIGPELEKKIWEYGIADWDDFLHFTPNQDHAWWKWAFPDLQEIKQAIPIWKKAYQKKDAQFFSQNLPYRDLWKVWEISPEKFCFLDIETTGIEFNSHVTVVSLYQAGEMKTYQRGKNLEYLLDGIQSDTILVSYNGKRFDVPFLEKEFHQKIPNVHLDLMNVLHDMGIKGGLKKSEEILGLVRAEEIAKIDGKVAPILWKDYQENDNLSSLQLLVAYNQEDTINLKYILEEVYRRKVEEFTNLYIEPEEW
- a CDS encoding pyridoxal phosphate-dependent aminotransferase: MEPREFFIEDRLETYRNRSTANLGESGYHAFSLGEVLSMAGISQEEWMQIPMYDSPNQGSWELRKEIAKLYPGTAPENVLVTTGTSEALYLAFHLLIQKGDAVAYYHPAFQALYEIPKMLGARLLPISTSPEGIQSEDWETIQADLYVINHPHNPTGFEFAKADRPKLVQQLKTKNKPVLFDEHYRFLDRYDPDGWTGVSINDRFFGTGSFTKCFGVTGLRIGWLVADESFVKRARSFKDYLTHTVSPIAERIALGLLERRDAFLPKIRSEVFGNVTYLEKHWRELPGIDSYSDLQGGLVTWLRLKPGILSEEYADLLWKRTGVFVLPGKNFEREGFIRLGFGERQSLFQKGVDQWIQSSIYLS
- a CDS encoding phospho-sugar mutase, translated to MLKPEDYILAWTKSPFSKEIQEEAKTALEAFRKGETGRLTDAYSLPLEFGTGGIRGKLGNGIGLLNEYTVGRAALGFVRHLIKKNKKAKLVIAYDSRRRSQEFAEITAGIAAKHGLLVKIFPKVTPTPLLSYAVRYFKADGGVVITASHNPPEYNGFKAYLSDGGQLVPPDDKQIISNIESILDWNEIPFLKKADPIYKKQVSFVGKECFESYLKDLKKAKLNSKAKPSDRKNLKIVYSPLHGTGGESMKAMLNKFGYNSVFLVPEQSKPNGEFPTVKYPNPEEKEALVLSESFAKKKKASIFIATDPDADRLGVGIRKSDGEYEYLNGNQIGSIMAAYLCEKVSNLKSKNRHFLVKTIVTTDLQESIAKKNKVYIKNVLTGFKYIAEEMKAIDKKKTDKFLFGGEESYGYLPVPFVRDKDSLSSALLFLEILAEKNDLLNYLNEIYLKYGLYRESLYSLTLEGSSGQAKIKASIESLRKKDLLGLSIGKRKVESVLDFGEQIAKGKGKSSAFQKMPKSNVIQLELSGNAKLTIRPSGTEPKVKIYSSFRSMVHPKTQTEIPSLWETLALEIKEAESEFLQLAGLK
- a CDS encoding aspartate aminotransferase family protein, with the translated sequence MNEDVKSKLDETKQLTDKYLLGNYNRYPVSFSYGVGELLFDSDNKAYIDFQSGIAVTNLGHGEADIIEAIRLQADKIMHSSNLYYSHEQAKLAEVIIENSAPGKVFICNSGTEANEAAFKLMRRHGLSKNLEHPVIFALEGSFHGRSTGSMSMTGNSSIRDGFGDLVPDVYFIKPNDEDSLVTMFEKYGERVSGLIMELIIGEGGIIPLSQSFVNLARKLTEETNSLLVFDEIQTGMGRTGKLFCFEHYGFPPDAFTLAKGLGSGFPIGALVIADEYADLLGKGMHGSTFGGNHLACAVAYETFRLILSRNILESVETLSTLFFQRLGAMKQLYPIVKDVRGRGLHIGLELTLPSRPIVEECLRKGLVVNSTANTVIRIMPPLNISLERATEGLDILESVIKGNT